Within the Setaria viridis chromosome 3, Setaria_viridis_v4.0, whole genome shotgun sequence genome, the region tgccaagtgtcttttttgacactcggcaaactaccctctttgccgagtgtcttttttgacactcggcaaagagggtagtttgccgagtattttttatttgacactcggcaaacccccgatttgccgagtgtattttttttgccgagtgtttttggcttggcactcggcgaagagcttgtttgccgagtgctcgaaaaaaacactcggcaaaaaaaatacactcggcaattttaaggtttcccgtagtggaaTGGGATGGGGCATGTGAACTTGTGGTAAGAGCTTGTGGAGGGGATTCACTTGGGAATACTCATTCCCTTGTTTGTCTTTTGGAGGAAATTAACAGGGAGTTTAAGTGAGACTTTATATCCTTTGTTTGGCGTGGGGGTTTAGAGGTGAAAATTCCCCTTGTGTGGTAGGTGCACATTTTTTATTTGAATGTTTGAGCATTACAAATAATTTAGCAAATTACTAAAATCTGTCATATGTAACGTTCCTTTATTTCCTTggtataaaaaaaatcttgactCACAAATTTTGTGCATGCATCCACACATGATGCTAAttgtttttaaattttttttgctaCATGTTTAGTTTTCAAACTTTAAGGATCATTTGGATTGAAATGAATAGAACGTGTTCACGCCTGCTAACACGTGTACGTTACACTCAGCTAGCAGGTGTTAGCTAGGCTCGACCATATGAAATATAGTATTCATCAATTCGGATAAGAGGGTACAAACAATTAGAGTTATGCTTACATTGTAGGGTGCAATATCGTTGTATCTATTTTTTTATCTTAGAAAATCTCTTGTATAAATTAAAAAGATAGAAATGAATGATTATTTGAGTATAAGGATATATGATTTTTTGAGTATAAGGATGTATGTATAGATCCACTAAATGCAATAAACATATAGTGGTAGAAATAGAAAAAATCCACAAGTTTTTAAAAATACAATTAGCATTATTTTACCATAGCAATGcacgggcattttgctagtTATATATTAAGTCATGATTAATAATGTAAATGCATTTATCTTCtactttttaaaaaacaaattcTCACCCTCCCCATGGGAATTGATTGGTGGGCATTTCTCGTCCCATTAAAACTTCCAGGCCCACTAAACAAATAATAGAATTTTAATCTCTCGCATCTAAACTCTTTTTCCCACCCACCAATTACATCCAACCAAACAAGCCGATAGTACATAGATATATAATTATACGTCAAGAAGATGAGGCAGTGGAGGAATTGCGTATACAATATATTACGATGTGTATGCGTATAAGTTTAGCCGGCGCTAGCATTCACATATGCATGCTCCTCAGCCTACGTTGATACATGTACATTCGTACATACACACAGGACGGAAACACGAAAAGAAAGGGAATTAACAAGCAGGCGACTTTAAACAGAGCGTCAAATAATTAAGTTGCCAAAACCGAGTAGACACTTCATCCACGGTCGCTCACGAGCGAGCGGTCCGCGCGATAAGCTTATTTGGCGCCGCCGGTCTTACTCGGAGCCTGGGGGCTTGTAGGCGATGAACATGACGCACTGCACCTGCTTGATGTTGTCGAAGCCGATGATACGGATGTAACAGTCGGGGTAGGCCTTCTTGCACTCCTCGAACTCAGCGTACACCTGGGTGGCCTCGGTGCAGCCGAACATGGGCAGCTTCCACATGGTCCAGTAGCGCCCGTCGTAGTAACAGGGAGACGTGCTGTTCTCACGATAGACGAACCCGATCTTGCTGAACTCGAGGCAGGGAATCCAGTTCTTCCGGATCAGGTAGTCGATCTGCTTTAGGACCTCGTCCGTGGAGAGAGGTGGCAGGTAGGAGAGGGTCTCGAACTTCTTGTTGCCCTCCGCCGGCCACACCTGAGCAATTAACAATACCCATGCATCAGTTCCTGACTTCCTACTACTCAGTTGCATTTAACTCAGATCGATTGTCGAGCTGTTTATTCGGTCGTGCATGCTCTGTATGTACTCTGTTTCTCTCTACTTAACGAAAAACATGCTATTGCGCGTCTTAAAAAAAAGATCGATCGATTGTTACCTGCATGCACCTGATCCTTCCGCCGTTGCTGACGTTGCCGAAGCCGGAGCTGCTGGAGCGGCGGCTGACGGGGAGTCTGGCGGTGGACTTGAGCCCCTGGAATGGAGcgacggaggtggcggcggccatcgcgGTGGGGGCCATGGCTTACTAGAGACCAAGCTAGCGAATAAAACTGAAGCCTCAGTAGCTTGAGTTGAGGCTTGTGGCAAGGGGCACATATAACCAAACCAGAGGGGATGTCAGGATATGGCAGGAGTGGCTGCTGTTGGACAGTCCAAACGTTTGTGGCTAGCTCATGCGGCGTCAGCTGCTCTGTCGTCGTCTGATGCACCTTTGCTGTATACGGGATGCAGGCGCCAACCAATTAATGAGAGGAGAGGAGCTGGTGGTCCACAGGCGAGAGATGATTTGCCTCCATCCAACCTCATACGAACCAGACAGTCCCGGTCAGGTACAATACAAACGGCAACAAAGCATCTGCGTATGAGCgtatcctgtgaaaggcatatGCAAAGAGTACGTGCACACGAGTCCATGTCGATGCAAGGGAAAGACAAGACAACCAATCGGCTTATTTGTGCCTTCCAACAGTTTTGGAGTTTGCAAACCAAGCTTCGGACATTCCAACGTTCGATGTTGGAAGCGAATACATCCAATCTGTGGTTTTCAGTAATAAATATTTGGCAGGGCAAATTTGTTGGACCGGACGAATTTGAACCGCAGAGACAACACGTGAAATATATGCAAACACTAACAAAAACGCAGCTCTCATATAAAAACGAATATCGTGCATTTGCAAAACTTATTCAAGTAAAAGGCTAGCTATTAAGTCAAGAAAATGTATGCAATAATATGCATCAGACCACCCAAACCATACTTTCACTGGATTTTATTATGAAAAATTACTGGTCCAAAATAAATCCAAAACGAAATACAACAGGAAACTGGGTGAAATTGTAGGCTTCCTGGTTTTAGAGCCTGCCCCGCTTTCAAAAATAGCACACAAAATTTACAAGAAAGCAAACATACGCCCTGTACATGCTTGCATGGTAAACGAAACCTTTACAAATTTCTGGTTATATACATGTTGATGATCTCAGAAGAAATGTACACGCCAGAAAATTTTTTCCTTCACTTCCAGTAACTCATATACAACATCCACGAACCTTGACGGGCTGCATGCCCCAATTGATGCCAGCATGTCCCATACTTGGCATATGTGGATCAGATGATATTTGAAAGACCAGTTGGCAATAGCCCGCTTGCCGCATGCGACATGTACCATCAATCATTACCACTGGTCTTTCATGCCTTGTCCTCAATAATCCAGCTAGTCATTGTACCCTTGATTTCACATACAATCAGTGATGAAAGAAGACAGTGCAACCATAGCAACGGAAATGGATCAACTCAACTGTTGCAACGCCAGAAAGGGTCACCTGGTTCAGTTGAAGTTTCTAGCTAAGAGATCGTGAGAATAAACAAGTAGACTAATTTCCAAAAACAAACGTACCTAGCAAACTGGTAAGCCAACCATGCAACGGCAAGTTCAAAGCTGAAGGCACAAATGCACCACAGCCACAGCCATTCTTCTTGTTGAAGGCTCATCTGGGGGATGTGGAAACAGTGGCTGCCGTTCGCCGGTAGAGCTACGGGTGGCTGCTACAGAGTACGACGACGATTGCTTCGCAAATGGCACCGCGCGGCAGCCACAAGGGGGCCGTGGGGTGGGGGAGCGCCCAAAGCATCCTGACGCGGAGGGGGATGCAATTTTGCTTCGTGCATTTGATTTTAGAGCAGCGTATATGGTTCTAGTTAGTTTACTGTGTGCTAAACACGAAGCACATCAATTTAATTTGTATAACATCCCATCCTCCAAAGCCACACCACCTAACTCTTTCAAGGGGCAGGCACGCATACACATAGCGTCCTACTTACGCTTTAATCCTCGCTTCATGTAGAAGGGTTAACCCGAAAGTGCTATGACTGGTGGACAAATGTTTATAAgctggctccacccttgctcaattAGCAAGTGGTagtaaacatgcgcacctgcgctcatgggccactaTTGGACctcaaccaaattgggccgggtgtcacataCATCCCCCACAAAGAACTCGACGTCTTCatcggtccaactcacccacacatGGGCAAATGTCCAGGAACGTTCCTCTTAGCGCATGACCATACGTCCAGTGCCGGTGCCATATGCCATGCCATGTGTTCCATCCAGAACCCAAACGTGCCATGTgccatatgcccgcacactgacccgtacgCACAACCTCGAGGGTCGGCTTTGATACCacttgtaacaccccgtcctccaaagccgcactgCCTAGCCCTTCCGAGGGGTGGGCACGCATACACATAGCACTCTACTtgcactttcgtcctcgcttcgtgtaaaagggttaacccgaagctGCTATGGCTGATGGATAAATatttataagttggctccacccttgctcaactagtaaggtggtactaaacatgcgcacctacgCTCATGAGTCATTACTGGGCCTCAACCAAATTGGGATGGTGTCAcatttgtgttgtttgattcaacAGTAAACAGATGTGTGGTTTATCAATCCAACTATTTGATACCCATGTGTGATTCCATTGGAGAGACCATGGTCGTTGATTTGACCTCTAATTTGAACATGCTATGACCTCCATTGGGGTGAGATCCGGTTCGATGGTGCCATCTGCCCGGTCGATGTGTTATGTCTATAGTTTTTGTGCAAATGCATTCTTATGTGTTAACAGGTGTTTCAAATTggcacaaatttgattttttttgggctGCTATATATAGTAGGTTTTGTGCATAAGAATAGGGATTTTTTGTACTGCTCTAATCCAAATGATGTGAATAATGAATGATTTGATGTAAATATGGAACTTTTGGAAATCTTCAAATGCAGTTAACTGATGGGTGATTAGGGCAGGCTAAACTTCTAATAATTGCTGTACCTAGAGATGCCaaccccgccaccgccctctccccaaaaaaaggaaaaaaagaaaagcataaACCTAACTCTTGCATGATGATCTCTCTGTATTAGCAGCATGTGTCTATCATATATAGAATCTATTTGTTGTACCAAATAGATGGAGGTGTATGCCTTGTCTTTATCATATAGAGTCTGAATTATCATAATAGCCAGCTTAAACCATGATTTTGTTCTAGTTTATGATGAGTATGCACAAATTTAAGAACTAACCTAGTTGTCTCTCGTTGTGGCATTAATCTAATGGTACTACTGTTGTGACTATCATGATGTACGAAATGTAGTGACATGCCTATTTGCTTAGCGGCGTTGCTTGCTACAAAATGCCTAAATAGGGTCTTTGAGGCGTTTGGGCAAGCCGCCAACAGAAGTCTATTGAGGTAATAACAAAAGCGCCTAGAAAATATCGTAAGCCTTTTTAAAAATACCTTCAGAAACACCTTTTTGAGGTGTGTTCGTCAAAGCGTGCATGTGTCAACTTTTCCCTTCATCAATCTTTTACTACTAATAAAACTAAACGGGCGAATAAACATCATGCGTCATGCGTCGGCGGCTCCTCCGCTATCGTCCTGCCAAAAACTAATGCGGGCCATCCAATCCCTTCTCTTGCATCCTGCGACGTCCGTTCTTCACCTTTGCCATCCCGCTCGCCCTTCGCCCCGCCTCTCCCCATTATCCCCCTTGGTAAAAAACACCTACCCCGCACGCTCGCTCGGTAGCGCAGCCACCGCTCAACCCGCCATGCCCGCTCGACCTCGCTGGCTCTCGGGACGCCACCCACCAGGCGCTCGCGGTTCGCCATGCCATGCCTCAACTCCACCCGAGGGCTGCTGCTCCCATACACCTCCCTATTTTGTCGCCCACGTGATGGCGAATAGGGATGCTGGTGCGGCCATAGATGGCagcttccttcctccttcccaGGCTCTCAGTTCCTGTGGTCATCAGGATTTGCACGGTGGCTCCCCTCTCCCTCGTATCTGCGGCCTGCACCGCGGATCAGGAGGCTTGGCCAGAAGAAACAGAGATGGCAGTACGGGGAGGTGCCACCCGGTTCAACTCGCGGTGAGACTGTCAACACCATAGAGGGATCTACGGGTTAGTCCCATCTACATGctttccatcccaaattgtgtGTGCATATCCAATATTTTGATTTTCGGTTCAAAAAATCTGATCAGCAGCCTCTCCTTGCTATATGAACGGGTCCATTCATTCTCCTTCAGAATCAGGGTCCAAGTTTAATCTTTTGTGCTCCCACTCAAAGCCCAAACGCCAGCGCAATGGGGATGTCGAAGGTGCTGGTAATCGGCACAATTGCCCCCATCCTTGATGCAGGCCAGCACCATGGGGTTGGCGAAGGTACTGGCAGTGGACGTAATTGCCCCCATCTTTGATGCAGTTTCATTGAATGTCGAAGAAGCTGCAGGAGCAACTTCTGGGCAACAGGCAGTTGCCAAATTTATTTGTAGCCTACGAATTAACTAGCCAATTAGTCTTTAGATATGATGTACACCGATCAAGCATGTGTAAACCTATTTTCTACTACTAATAAAACTAAACGGGCGAATAAACGTCGTGCATTGGTGGCTCCCTCCATTATCGTCCTGCCAAAAAACTAACATGGGCCATCCAATCCCTTATCCTGCTACATCCATTTTCAGCCTTCGCCATCCCGCTCGCCCTTCGCCACCCCACTCGCCCTTCTCGCCACCTCTCCCGTTACCCCCATCGGTAAGAGAAACCCTAACCCGCACACTCGCTCGCTGGCACAGCTGCCGCTCCGCCCGCCCTACCCGCTCGACCTTGCTGGCTTTCGGGACACCACCCGCCGGGCACTTGCAGTTCGCCGTGCCATGCCGCAACTCCACCCGAGGGCTGTTGCTCCCATCCAACTTCCTGTTTTGTCGCCCATGCGATTGCGAATAGGGATGTCGGCGGGGCCATAGGCGGCGGCTCACTTCCTCCTCCGCGGGCTCTCAGTTCCTGCAGTCATTGGGATCTGCACAAACCACGGCATGGTGGCCCCCTCTCCCTTGTATCTACGGCCCAAAGCTGCACGGTGGATCAGGAGGCATGGCCACAAGCAACAGAGATGGCATTACCGGGAGGTGTCGCCCGATTCAACTCGCGGTGAGACTGGGTCATCTGACTCCATGGAGGGATCTACATGTTAGTCCCATCTACATGCTTTCCATCACAAATCGTGTGTGCATATCCAATATTTTGATTTTCCGTGCAAAAAATGCATCCTCCCCTTGCTACCAATGAACGGGTTCTGCCATTATCCTTCAAAATCAGGGTCCAAGTTCAATCTTTTGTGCTCCCACTCAAAGCCCAAACGGCCAGTGCGATGGGGATATCGAAGGTGCTGGTAACCGGCGCAATTGCCCCCATCCTTGATGCAGGCCAGCACGATGGGGATGGCGAACGTGCTGGCAGTGGACGCAATTGCTTCCATCCTTATGCAGTTTCACTGAATGTCGAGGAAGCTGCAGGAGCAACTTCTGGGCAACAGCCAGTTGCCAAATTTATTTGTAGCCAGGTAATTTACTAGACAATTAGTCTTTAGATATAATGTACATCGATCAAGTATGTGTAAATCTATCTTCTACTACTAATAAAACTAAATGGGCGAATAAACGTCATAAGTCGGCGCCTCCCTCAGCTATGGCTCTGCCAAAAAACTAACGTGGGTCGTCCGATCCTTCTCTTGCATCTTGCAACGTCCGTTCTCCACCTTTGCCATCCCGCTTGCCCTTCGCCATCCTGCTCGCCCTTCGCCCCGCCTCTCCCGTTACCCCCTCGGTGTACAAAAAAATCTTAACCCGCACGCTCACTTGCT harbors:
- the LOC117850525 gene encoding ribulose bisphosphate carboxylase small subunit, chloroplastic; translated protein: MAPTAMAAATSVAPFQGLKSTARLPVSRRSSSSGFGNVSNGGRIRCMQVWPAEGNKKFETLSYLPPLSTDEVLKQIDYLIRKNWIPCLEFSKIGFVYRENSTSPCYYDGRYWTMWKLPMFGCTEATQVYAEFEECKKAYPDCYIRIIGFDNIKQVQCVMFIAYKPPGSE